The sequence GCCTGATCAAAGAAATAGCTATCTGAGTTATACATCTCGTTATTTTGAACTATATGCTGGTACCTGTTCGGAGTCTCTATGAGAAATCCTGATTTAATCTCACCAGAACTAATCTTACTTTCTAACTCCTCCTTGCTATCAAATTCCACAAGTTTTCCAGCTCCAAAACCTCTTTGTAAATCTTCTGGGTTCGGTATAGCCCCGTTTTGATTTATATACCCATAGGTTACTGATCCATTAAACTCAATAAAATCATCATCTATATTTTCACCATCATTTACTTCTCCCCCAGAGCTAAAAAAGGTATCCCTAATTGTTGGTAAAGATAGTCCCACCATTAGCAGAAGACATATTATTGCAGTTGCAATTAAAAATGTCTTGTTCTTCATAAAACTCATAAGTTCAAATTTTAATACTATTAAGAAATTCCTCATTATTTATCACCTACCTTTTTTACGAAAATATCTTCCAATGTTGGTTCATATATGGAGAATTTCTCAATATCTAAATTTAGTTCCACCAGTTCCTTAAGAAGGTCGTTCTTTGTCTTGTTCCCTTGTAACTCTATGATAAGGTGGTTTTGTTTCTTATCTACCACCTTGACAGTTCTGTCCATTTCTCTTGTTAAAACATCTTCAAGTTCTGAACTAGATAAATTAACAACACTAATTATTAATCTATTCATTCCATAGTCTCTTTTTATATCCTTTAGATTTCCTTTCAGTACAATTTCACCGTTGTTGATTAAAGCTATGTCTTCACAAAATTCTTCTATATAGCCCATTTGATGGCTTGAGAAAATTACTAATTTGTTCTCTTTAATTAATTCCCTTATTACATCCTTTAAAATCTGTGCATTTACAGGATCCAAACCACTAAAAGGCTCGTCTAGTATAACAATATCTGGGTTACAGATAAAAGTTTCAGCTAGTTGTACTTTTTGTTGATTACCCTTTGAAAGAGTATCAAGCTTCTTGTTACTGTAGTGTTCTACTCCTAGTCTTTTTAACCAAAACAAAGCACTATCCTTAGCTTCTTTACTACTTAGGCCCCTTAATTGACCAAGGTAGACCAGTTGCTCCATTACCTTCTTTTTAGGATAAAGGCCCCTTTCCTCAGGCAAATATCCTATTTGATGCTCCGAAGCTACGAACTCCTTGCCATCGATGAAAATTCCCCCACTATTAGCTTTAAATAAATTCATCAGGATTCTAATGGTAGTTGTTTTACCTGCACCATTTCTCCCAAGAAATCCTAAAGCTTTGCCACTTTCAACAGAAAAAGATATTCCATGTAGAACTTCTGTTTCTGCAAAGGTTTTATAAAGCTCTTTAACTTCCAGTCTCATAATACACCTCTTTATAATATTTTTTTAAACATAACCCTAATTCTTTGTGTATATTTTTAGGGGTATGTCTTTCACATAATATTGATAACCTTGTTTTATTCTCCATTATTAACATTATTCCTGTACTACTCCTTTATTGTTAATAATATGTTAATAAAATCACAACGCTCGTGCATAACTTACTTTAATATTAAGTATATTTTCCCTATGATGTAGGTTATCACAAAAAAACACATAAGTGGACTCTCCTTTTCCCCTATAAAAAGACCTGATGATAGGCTTATGTTCCTTTATGATAATATATTATCACAATTTGCCAATAATCTGTCTTAAAAAAATTAGCAATCTAAGTAATAATATAGACTATATAAGGATTTACAGTGATAAAGGAGGTTATAGTCATGGAAAAATTTTTATTGAGACCCCAAATCTATTATGGAAGCAATGCCATTGACCATTTAAAACAGTTAAAGGGAAAGAAAGCTTTTATTGTTACAGATGAGTTTATGATAAAACTCGGTTTTGTGGATAAGATTACAAAGCCCCTTGATGATGCTGGTATTGAGTATAGTGTCTTTTCAGAGGTTGAGGCAGACCCTTCTCGGGAAACTGTTTTAAAGGGATTAAATAGTATTATTACAGGAAAGCCGGATATATTAATTGCCCTTGGAGGAGGATCTCCCATTGATGCAGCAAAAGCGATAATGTTTTTTTGTATTAAGACAAAGGAAAAGCTTATCGAGTCAGAGTACATTAAAAAGCCTTGGTTTGTGGCAATTCCCACCACTAGTGGTACTGGTTCAGAGGTAACCTCTTATTCAGTCATAACTGACAAAAAGACCCATGAAAAGATTCCTTTAACTGAAGATATAATGATACCCGATGTGGCAATCTTGGATTATGAATTAACAAAAACTCTGCCGCCATCTGTAACTGCTGAAACAGGAATGGATGTACTAACCCATGCCATTGAAGCCTATGTTTCAAAGAAAGCATCAGATTATACAGATATTTATGCAGAGAAATCCATAGAGATTGTTTTTAATTATCTTTTAAAGGCTTATGAAATAGGTGGTGATTTAGAAGCAAGGGCTAAAATGCATAATGCCTCTTGCATGGCGGGTATTGCATTTTCCAATTCATCCCTTGGTATAACTCATAGTTTGGCCCATACAATAGGAGGCAATTTCAATTTGTCCCACGGTAAAAGCAATGCTTTGCTATTGCCCTATATCATTAGATTCAACGCTGGGTTAAATCATAATAATCTTATAGATAATGAAACAGCAGAAAAATTTAGAGCCCTTGCAACAAGACTTGGTTTGCCCGCAGCAAATCAAATGGAAGGAGTCCTAAGTATAAGTGAAGGTGTAAAACTATTAAATAAAAGCATGAAACTACCAACCACCTTAAAGGAAGCAGGAATTGACAAACAATCTTTTGACAAGCTATTGCCCCAAATGGCTGAAACTGCCTACCATGACATATGTACAGCTGGGAATCCCATAAGTGTTAGCATTGAGCAGTTTAAAACTATTTTAATGGAGGCATATGAATAAGTAGTTTAGATAGTTGATATATAATGAAGACTAGAGAGGTTATAATCCTCTCTAGTCTTTTTAATATCTTTCTATTCTTCTTGGTAGTTTAAGATCATTGAATATGGCTTATACATGCCATAGTATTTAGGAACACATAGTACATCTCCTGGGAATATCTCTGCTGGGTTTGATATATGAGGATTTGCTGCTATTAAGGTTTCTAGACTTACTCCGAATCTCTTTGCGATTAGGAACATCGAATCACCTGATCTTACAGTATACCTTCCTCCAAATCCCTTAGGGCATTTACCTGGAACTCTACCATCAGCAGATTTAATCGGAATACATAATACATCTCCTGGGAATATCTCTGCTGGGTTTGCTATATGAGGATTTGCTCCTATTAGTGCTTTAAGGCTTATTCCGAATCTTTGGGCGATGAAGAACATTGAATCACCAGGTTTTACAGTGTATCTTACACCTGAAGGGCAAGTTTTAGGAACTCTACCGCTGGATTGTTGATTAAAACTACCCATGGCATTCATTTCATTGGCTTCTTCAACTTCTAAAGCTTGGGTCATTGTGCCAGGAACACATAACACATCCCCAGGGTTTAATATATTTGGATTTGTAATGTGTGGATTAGCATTGATTAACCTTTGTTGTGACACCCCAAATCTTCTAGCAACTAAAAACATAGTATCCCCTGGTACCACAACATAACGTCTGTTGAATCCCGGAGGGCAAGACGCTGGTATACGTCCACCTGGCACACATAACACATCTCCTGGGAAAATTCTTGTTGGATCCGATATATGTGGGTTAGCTGCTATAAGTTGCTGCTGAGAAATACCAAAGCGTTGAGCTATTGTGAACATTGAATCTCCTGGTCTAACAGTATATCTTCCAGTAAATCCTGGTGGGCAAGTGGCTGGAACTCTACCGTTAACTGGTGGTGTCACACCTGGTACACATAACACGTCCCCTGGAAATATTCTCGAAGGATTTGATATATGAGGATTTGCATTGATTAGTGATTGTAATGATACCCCAAATCTTTGGGCGATTAGAAACATTGAATCCCCTGGCCTTACGGTATATCTACCTTGAAATCCTGGTGGGCAAGTGGCTGGCACTCTACCGTTAACTGGTGGTGTCACACCTGGTACACATAACACATCTCCCGGAAATATTCTTGATGGATTTGGTATGTGAGGATTTGCGTTGATCAGTGATTGTAATGATACCCCAAATCTTTGGGCGATTAGAAACATTGAATCCCCTGACCTTACGGTATATCTCCCTTGAAATCCTGGTGGGCAAGTGGCTGGCACTCTGCTCCTTGTACTACTTCTGTAGGAAGCTTTTCCTTGTATTTCGGAATCACTTCCGCAAGAACAAGTCTCAAGTTCTAAGGTTGTTTGTGGTTGGATTTTATCCATAAATTTCACCCCTTATTTGTTTCTTTAATATTTTATGAGAGGGAAATTAGATATGTTTGTTATATTAGCCCAACTTTTATACTGAAAATAAGATTACTTAAAAACATCTAGAAAAAAACACACCACCTTTCAAAGGAGTGTGCGTAATCATCATCATACCATCTCTATTTCATCAATAGTTTCGTTTAAAACAGCGGATCTTGTTTTTTCATCCAAATCAATTCTCCCAGCATTCCATTTTATAAATGTCACCACACAAATACTTAGAAGAAGAGTTAATAGTAAAATATAATGCATGTTTATATTTGTTTCTATTAACTGGCCATATATGAGCTGTCCTGGTGCAACACTGGCGGTAGCTATAGCCGTAGAAAAAGCACTTACCTTTCCAAGCATATCTTCCTTGACTTCTTTTTGCATATAGGTCAATGATATTACGTTTGATAGGGCAAGTGAAAGCATTATTCCAAACCCTCCTAGGGAATATAGACCAAGTACTATATAGTTATTTTCCATAGCAAAATATGCAGCAGTAGCCATTAAAGTAATTGCAGCTACCATGGGGTACATTGTTTTATGGATTTCTTTCATATTAAATAATTTTGGTTTGGTTGTTATAAGTAAACCACCAATTATCATACCCAAAACAAAAACTGCCTCTGAAAAACCATATACTGCTGAAGACATATTTAGTCGTATCTTTATAAAATAAGGTGAAACAATGCTTAGAATGGGCACTACAAAAATATTAGTCAACCCATAGGAAATAATAATCCCCAAAACTACCTTCTTTTTCTCTTTGAGATAATAAAAGCTTTTTGTCATCTCACTAGTTGATTTTGTTAGTGGGTTATTTATTTTCTCTTTTACTTTAAGATCTGGAATATCTAAAAACACTTCTAGGATAGCTACCAACAAAAAACTAACGGCATTTATAATTACGATTGTTTTTATTTCTACCAAACTGTACAGTATTCCAGCAACTATAGGTCCAGTTAGGTTAACAACTGCTCCCACCTGTTGGATAATTCCGTTAGCGGCTTCTAAATCTTCTTTTTCTACAATCTGGGGAATGCATGCAGTAACCGCTGGGCTGTATAGTGTATAAATAATAGAGAGCATAAACATAACACTTCCTACTATTATGGTATTATCCATTCCACCTATCAAAATTATTGAGTACACAGCCATTAGCCCTGCACTTATAAAATCAAGATAGAGCATTATTTTCTTTCTATTAACTGTATCTGCTAGCAAACCTGCCATGGGTGCAAATAATATATAAGGGATAGTTGATATGGCTAATATGCTTGAAAATATAGCTGCACTTCCTGTTAAATCCAATATATATAGTGACATGCAAAACCTTTGGATTGCATTTCCGAACAAGGATATTATCTGACCAATAACTACGATATTAAAGTTTTTATTTCTCATTTTATGCCCGTAAAAGATCGTAATCTACACAGATAGGATATCTTTTATTATCACTTAGCTGTAACTTTACATCTATCCCATAGATTTCTTTTAAATTTCCCTTGTTAATGGCCTCCATTGGTACACCTTTACAAACAATCTCACCTTTTTTCAGACCTATAATATTGCTTGCAAACCTACACGCATTGTTTAATTCATGTAGCACCATCACAACAGTTATTTTTTTCTCTTTATTTAATCTCTCTAAAACCTGCAATACTTCCAGTTGATATGACATGTCTAAATATGTTGTTGGCTCATCTAACATGATAATGTCAGTTTCTTGTGCTAAGGTCATAGCTATCCATGCCCTTTGCCTTTGCCCTCCAGATAGACTTTCTATCTCTCTATCTGCAAATTCTTTAAGTCCTGTTTCACTTATTGCCCAGTCAATTACTTCTTTGTCGTGCTTTTTAAGTCCACCAATCATTTTTTGATGGGGAAATCTTCCGTAGGCTACTAGTTCCTTAACGGTCATCCCACTAGGGCATATGGGCCCTTGGGGTAAAAAGGCCACTTGAGTTGCTATTTTCTTTTCTTTCTGCCCTTTTATACTTTTACCATTGATATAGATATCTCCTCTTTTGGGTTTAATAATCCTTGCAATACTTTTAAGAAGGGTAGACTTTCCACATCCATTTGCACCAATAATTATGCTAATCTCTCCTTTTGGTATTGTAAGACTCATATTATCAATAATTAAATTGTCGTCGTAGGCTACTGATAATTTTTTTACACTTATGGCTTCCATCTATTTCTCCTTCATCATTAGATAAATAAAATATGGTACTCCAAATATGGAGATTACGATTCCTACTGGTATTTCTATTGGAGAAAACAAATTTCTTGATACAGCATCTGCAAGCAAGATAATGACTACACTAATCATTGCAGAAATTACTAAGGAATTTTTATGGTATGGTCCTACCAATCTTCTTGCGATGTTTGGTGAAATCAAACCAACAAAACCTACGTTTCCCGCAAAGGCAGTAGCTCCACCAGCTAGCATGACTGCAAAACACAAGAATTTTCTTCTCTCATTTTCGATATTTAAACCCAGGGCTACTGCGTGTTCGTCAGATAGATTTAGGACATCCAGTCTTTTGTAATTTATTAACACTACTATGAAAAGTACAGCCACTAAGGGAATAATTATTTTGGCATAATTCCAGCCTGCTCCCCAAAGGCTTCCTGAAGTCCAAATTAGTACTCGATTGTAGTCCCCTACTCCACCTCTAAAAGTAAA comes from Alkalicella caledoniensis and encodes:
- a CDS encoding ABC transporter ATP-binding protein, with product MRLEVKELYKTFAETEVLHGISFSVESGKALGFLGRNGAGKTTTIRILMNLFKANSGGIFIDGKEFVASEHQIGYLPEERGLYPKKKVMEQLVYLGQLRGLSSKEAKDSALFWLKRLGVEHYSNKKLDTLSKGNQQKVQLAETFICNPDIVILDEPFSGLDPVNAQILKDVIRELIKENKLVIFSSHQMGYIEEFCEDIALINNGEIVLKGNLKDIKRDYGMNRLIISVVNLSSSELEDVLTREMDRTVKVVDKKQNHLIIELQGNKTKNDLLKELVELNLDIEKFSIYEPTLEDIFVKKVGDK
- a CDS encoding 1-propanol dehydrogenase PduQ; this encodes MEKFLLRPQIYYGSNAIDHLKQLKGKKAFIVTDEFMIKLGFVDKITKPLDDAGIEYSVFSEVEADPSRETVLKGLNSIITGKPDILIALGGGSPIDAAKAIMFFCIKTKEKLIESEYIKKPWFVAIPTTSGTGSEVTSYSVITDKKTHEKIPLTEDIMIPDVAILDYELTKTLPPSVTAETGMDVLTHAIEAYVSKKASDYTDIYAEKSIEIVFNYLLKAYEIGGDLEARAKMHNASCMAGIAFSNSSLGITHSLAHTIGGNFNLSHGKSNALLLPYIIRFNAGLNHNNLIDNETAEKFRALATRLGLPAANQMEGVLSISEGVKLLNKSMKLPTTLKEAGIDKQSFDKLLPQMAETAYHDICTAGNPISVSIEQFKTILMEAYE
- a CDS encoding LysM peptidoglycan-binding domain-containing protein, which produces MDKIQPQTTLELETCSCGSDSEIQGKASYRSSTRSRVPATCPPGFQGRYTVRSGDSMFLIAQRFGVSLQSLINANPHIPNPSRIFPGDVLCVPGVTPPVNGRVPATCPPGFQGRYTVRPGDSMFLIAQRFGVSLQSLINANPHISNPSRIFPGDVLCVPGVTPPVNGRVPATCPPGFTGRYTVRPGDSMFTIAQRFGISQQQLIAANPHISDPTRIFPGDVLCVPGGRIPASCPPGFNRRYVVVPGDTMFLVARRFGVSQQRLINANPHITNPNILNPGDVLCVPGTMTQALEVEEANEMNAMGSFNQQSSGRVPKTCPSGVRYTVKPGDSMFFIAQRFGISLKALIGANPHIANPAEIFPGDVLCIPIKSADGRVPGKCPKGFGGRYTVRSGDSMFLIAKRFGVSLETLIAANPHISNPAEIFPGDVLCVPKYYGMYKPYSMILNYQEE
- a CDS encoding MFS transporter; translated protein: MRNKNFNIVVIGQIISLFGNAIQRFCMSLYILDLTGSAAIFSSILAISTIPYILFAPMAGLLADTVNRKKIMLYLDFISAGLMAVYSIILIGGMDNTIIVGSVMFMLSIIYTLYSPAVTACIPQIVEKEDLEAANGIIQQVGAVVNLTGPIVAGILYSLVEIKTIVIINAVSFLLVAILEVFLDIPDLKVKEKINNPLTKSTSEMTKSFYYLKEKKKVVLGIIISYGLTNIFVVPILSIVSPYFIKIRLNMSSAVYGFSEAVFVLGMIIGGLLITTKPKLFNMKEIHKTMYPMVAAITLMATAAYFAMENNYIVLGLYSLGGFGIMLSLALSNVISLTYMQKEVKEDMLGKVSAFSTAIATASVAPGQLIYGQLIETNINMHYILLLTLLLSICVVTFIKWNAGRIDLDEKTRSAVLNETIDEIEMV
- a CDS encoding ABC transporter ATP-binding protein — encoded protein: MEAISVKKLSVAYDDNLIIDNMSLTIPKGEISIIIGANGCGKSTLLKSIARIIKPKRGDIYINGKSIKGQKEKKIATQVAFLPQGPICPSGMTVKELVAYGRFPHQKMIGGLKKHDKEVIDWAISETGLKEFADREIESLSGGQRQRAWIAMTLAQETDIIMLDEPTTYLDMSYQLEVLQVLERLNKEKKITVVMVLHELNNACRFASNIIGLKKGEIVCKGVPMEAINKGNLKEIYGIDVKLQLSDNKRYPICVDYDLLRA